In Quercus robur chromosome 11, dhQueRobu3.1, whole genome shotgun sequence, the following proteins share a genomic window:
- the LOC126704849 gene encoding uncharacterized protein LOC126704849 — MVIETDKHVKIMFDKLERIGEVTNIELYIQLEPRAVWEEDIQQTTTSLQVMVPDAQYEYSTHVEDDYVHADGDVHVDGDDDDDFVDRDEYEDTIGRDFGDFERDIDDDQTLDGSEPYVDNVISVQNITNTIPAYAPPALSFSANTWEHMVDPSHIDMPFVSTWREGMNLCKGLTFANKEEVKHVLTICALKENKHFTIIRSTTKKLCAKCTHESCKWYVCAVMKPDLHKLWMVTVYVGPHTCIETGVRNDGRMMSCNFIASDIHKKLCEDHTTPVKHLRSMIKTKYSGQKPSYYKVWDAKQKAIAKMFGNWEESYQRLQKLLMAYIDQDPTTQVFYRITSTDEDDAVLMHYVFWSFGPCISGFKYCKPVISIDGTHLYGKYQGKLLVAMATDANNKVFPLAFAVVDCESGSSWRWFLQCLRDTIGHVIPKEGICIISDRHLGIKNAIANWPRREDGSTPVFHRYCLRHVVSNFNTHFQNSTLKSTALKAGYATQVEIEAIRNKKKVTGKDGKEKNQDYLPYTYLMGESVDMWSQSHDGGRRFGAMTTNISECFNGVLKGARGLPIAALVEFTWNKLVQYFHDRRKEYHFEFSEGKKWSEYALCTWDANKCKSEKHYLKPFSNEELIFQVVTQLNTCSAGGGNHSYEVRLQEKKCSCGKWQNIGIPCSHAIRVCDYLHIDSTTYIHPCYGLNNALNTYEHAFVIPKSQSLWRDPIGPKWLPNPTLLRAKGRPVKSRIRNEMDGVRNKNREPGWRREDADFIESQPKQTCGLCHVSGHNRRKCSQSRGASTSGHVPD; from the exons ATGGTGATAGAAACAGACAAACATGTAAAGATCATGTTTGACAAGTTGGAAAGAATAGGTGAAGTAACTAACATTGAGTTGTACATACAATTGGAGCCACGTGCAGTTTGGGAAGAGGATATCCAACAAACGACTACGAGCTTACAGGTTATGGTTCCAGATGCTCAATATGAGTATTCTACACATGTAGAGGATGATTATGTTCATGCCGATGGTGATGTTCatgttgatggtgatgatgatgatg ATTTTGTGGATAGAGATGAGTATGAAGACACGATTGGCAGAGACTTTGGGGACTTTGAGAGGGACATTGATGACGATCAGACATTGGATGGTAGTGAACCTTATGTAGACAATGTCATTAGTGTCCAAAACATTACGAATACAATCCCTGCCTACGCACCTCCTGCATTGTCATTCTCTGCAAATACTTGGGAACATATGGTTGATCCTTCACATATTGATATGCCATTTGTGTCTACTTGGAGAGAGGGGATGAATTTGTGCAAAGGGTTGACGTTTGCCAATAAAGAGGAGGTGAAGCACGTATTAACAATTTGTGCtctcaaggaaaacaaacattttacaATCATTAGGTCGACGACGAAAAAACTTTGTGCAAAATGCACTCATGAGTCATGCAAGTGGTATGTCTGTGCAGTTATGAAGCCCGATCTCCACAAACTATGGATGGTCACCGTGTATGTGGGTCCTCACACGTGTATAGAGACTGGGGTGCGAAATGATGGTAGAATGAtgagttgtaattttattgCATCAGACATCCATAAGAAGTTATGTGAGGATCACACTACCCCAGTTAAGCATCTCAGATCCATGATAAAGACGAAATATAGTGGGCAGAAGCCTTCTTACTACAAGGTATGGGATGCGAAACAAAAGGCGATTGCGAAGATGTTTGGGAATTGGGAAGAGTCTTACCAAAGATTGCAAAAATTGCTAATGGCATATATTGATCAGGACCCGACTACCCAAGTGTTCTATCGTATCACATCCACCGATGAAGATGACGCTGTATTGATGCATTATGTGTTTTGGTCTTTCGGTCCATGCATATCAGGATTCAAATACTGCAAGCCGGTTATCAGTATTGATGGGACCCATCTGTATGGTAAATATCAGGGAAAGTTGTTGGTCGCAATGGCAACTGACGCTAACAACAAGGTATTCCCTCTGGCGTTTGCTGTTGTGGATTGTGAGTCAGGGTCCAGTTGGAGGTGGTTTTTACAGTGCCTCCGAGATACGATTGGCCACGTGATACCTAAGGAAGGCATTTGCATAATTTCTGACCGACATCTCGGTATCAAAAACGCCATTGCAAACTGGCCTAGAAGGGAAGATGGAAGTACACCAGTATTTCATagatattgccttcgacatgttgtTAGCAACTTCAACACCCATTTTCAGAACTCAACTCTAAAGTCAACGGCGTTGAAAGCGGGATATGCTACTCAG GTGGAAATTGAGGCCATTAGGAATAAGAAGAAGGTGACGGGGAAGGATGGCAAggaaaagaatcaagattatctTCCATACACATACCTAATGGGCGAGTCTGTGGATATGTGGAGCCAGTCACATGATGGTGGGAGACGTTTTGGGGCAATGACAACTAATATATCAGAGTGTTTCAATGGTGTACTGAAAGGTGCACGAGGTCTTCCTATTGCCGCATTAGTTGAGTTCACTTGGAACAAACTTGTTCAATATTTCCATGACCGGCGTAAAGAATACCATTTTGAGTTCTCAGAGGGTAAGAAATGGAGTGAATATGCCTTATGTACGTGGGATGCAAATAAGTGTAAATCCGAGAAACATTATCTCAAGCCATTTAGCAATGAAGAGCTGATATTTCAAGTAGTTACCCAACTCAACACATGTAGCGCAGGAGGGGGAAACCACAGTTATGAAGTTCGgttacaggaaaaaaaatgcagttGTGGGAAATGGCAAAACATAGGGATCCCCTGTTCACATGCAATTAGAGTATGTGACTATTTACATATTGATTCGACCACATATATTCACCCATGTTATGGCTTGAACAATGCCCTTAACACTTATGAGCATGCATTTGTGATTCCAAAGTCGCAGTCGTTGTGGCGGGATCCCATCGGGCCAAAGTGGTTGCCTAATCCAACATTGTTGCGGGCTAAAGGTCGACCAGTGAAGTCGAGAATAAGGAATGAGATGGATGGGGTAAGGAATAAGAATCGAGAACCGGGATGGCGGAGGGAGGATGCAGATTTCATAGAGAGTCAACCCAAGCAGACATGTGGACTGTGTCATGTTTCTGGGCATAACCGCAGAAAATGTTCGCAGTCCCGTGGCGCTTCCACCAGCGGTCATGTTCCAGACTAG
- the LOC126707019 gene encoding uncharacterized protein LOC126707019 gives MEEVLTNPKAGFYINRDVFGAEGDFITSPEVRQMFGEMVGVWAMCLWEQMGQPSKVNLVELGPGRGTVMVDLLRGASKFKNFTESLQIHMVECSPTLQKLQHSNLKCKDEDNTDDKVNKRSASTLTGTPVTWHAALEQVPSGLPTIIIAHEFYDALPVHQFQVCLINLSCSG, from the exons ATGGAGGAAGTTTTGACAAATCCTAAGGCTGGTTTCTACATTAATCGGGATGTGTTTGGAGCAGAGGGTGATTTTATAACCTCCCCTGAAGTAAGGCAAATGTTTGGGGAG ATGGTTGGTGTTTGGGCCATGTGCCTGTGGGAGCAAATGGGACAACCAAGTAAAGTTAACCTTGTTGAGCTGGGTCCAGGACGAGGAACTGTGATGGTTGATCTTCTTCGT GGTGCCTCCAAATTCAAGAACTTCACTGAATCATTACAAATACATATGGTGGAATGTAGCCCAACACTGCAGAAGCTTCAGCACAGCAACTTGAAATGCAAGGATGAAGATAATACCGATGACAAGGTTAACAAAAGGAGTGCCAGCACATTGACTGGGACTCCTGTGACATGGCATGCTGCACTGGAGCAGGTTCCTTCAGGAT TGCCTACAATCATCATTGCCCATGAGTTTTATGATGCTTTACCAGTTCATCAATTTCAGGTTTGTCTTATTAATTTGAGTTGTTCTGGATGA
- the LOC126704850 gene encoding serine/threonine-protein phosphatase 7 long form homolog: MEPQIDEELQCLHPGPLQDSVLTRQPYHRSEAIWNGEDPGPLVCRGRTKEMANVQMEDNRVIDIIKLLRLEGLFRAPSKEIDNCLISALVERWRPETHTFHLPHGEMTITLQDVEVIFGLPIDGEVLVGPTAVEDGTWRDVCGELLGFTPPNDNKTLVGQRILISRLVEAIAAPLPEDATEIQIHRYARCYILALVGDKLFMDKSGDRVHLMFLEFMHNLRDPRQYSWGSGCLAWLYRELCRASEKGASQIGGACTLVQYWAWVRLPFLCPRIEPPPGCDYGPWPYAPLAFKWVRVRSPKSRPGGTALIRYREQLVTMQPDQIVWQPYEADFGHLPEFCVAGRDTWTARVPLLCFCIVERHYPDRVLRQFGLAQQQPDDVFYEDRLHKIDLRGKVEKNWREEHGPYIISWEMRRQQLCHAPPQIGEMPRDHAYYVWYRPVTRKYVDRNSAKLDIMIQSHLALLAMLPEGSEAHNHVRRVLNNVVGLGRDPVANEEADNGQETEPTATEIPSTSAAPISTRTRAQRAIASPSTSAARGRGRPATASPSTSATRGRGMPATASPSTSAARGRGRRATTPRVVTSPEMPAPIPHSSPQPEVPPHIPDASLQPEVRSPSPPSQPNFDLGIDDNVTPPILPETPSYPPTSSTAPTPGLYLEHHYPPTASSSDPLGPPVGIDTVQPHTDVPNEHPPHQPSPPRGRPQRTRRAPICGTGGHKIGHRGSSMHDDEPKDDAPQPPPPPKHYTRVKKRKIGEP; this comes from the exons ATGGAGCCTCAGATCGATGAGGAGCTACAGTGCTTGCACCCCGGTCCGCTACAGGATTCAGTGTTGACGCGACAACCATATCACCGATCAGAGGCCATTTGGAATGGCGAG GACCCGGGCCCACTTGTGTGCCGTGGTCGCACTAAGGAGATGGCAAACGTTCAGATGGAAGATAATCGGGTGATTGACATTATCAAATTGCTAAGGTTGGAAGGATTGTTTAGAGCCCCTTCCAAAGAGATCGATAATTGCCTAATATCGGCCCTAGTTGAGCGATGGCGGCCGGAGACTCATACGTTTCATCTTCCACATGGTGAGATGACAATCACCCTACAAGATGTGGAGGTAATTTTCGGACTTCCTATAGACGGTGAGGTCTTGGTTGGACCGACTGCTGTGGAGGATGGGACTTGGAGGGATGTGTGCGGGGAGTTGCTTGGATTTACTCCGCCGAATGACAATAAAACTTTGGTGGGCCAAAGAATTCTCATCAGCCGACTTGTTGAGGCCATTGCAGCACCACTGCCTGAGGACGCAACAGAGATTCAGATACACCGGTATGCCCGGTGCTATATTTTAGCGCTAGTAGGGGATAAACTTTTCATGGACAAGTCAGGAGATAGGGTGCATCTGATGTTCTTGGAGTTTATGCACAACCTTCGTGATCCGCGGCAGTATAGTTGGGGTAGTGGTTGCTTGGCCTGGTTGTACAGGGAGTTGTGTCGAGCAAGTGAGAAAGGCGCATCACAGATTGGTGGGGCGTGCACCTTGGTCCAGTATTGGGCATGGGTAAGGTTGCCATTCTTGTGCCCGAGGATAGAGCCCCCACCTGGATGTGATTATGGCCCATGGCCATATGCTCCACTTGCATTTAA gtgggtgcgggtgcgaaGCCCGAAGAGTAGGCCAGGTGGCACGGCCTTGATCCGCTATCGCGAGCAATTAGTGACAATGCAGCCAGACCAG ATTGTGTGGCAGCCATATGAGGCAGACTTCGGCCACCTTCCTGAGTTCTGCGTTGCAGGGAGGGATACGTGGACAGCCAGGGTGCCGCTTCTGTGTTTTTGCATAGTAGAGAGACACTACCCGGACCGTGTCCTTCGACAGTTTGGGTTGGCGCAGCAGCAGCCTGACGATGTTTTCTACGAAGATAGACTGCATAAAATTGACTTACGTGGGAAGGTGGAAAAGAATTGGAGGGAGGAGCATGGACCGTATATCATTTCATGGGAAATGAGACGACAACAACTTTGTCATGCACCTCCTCAGATTGGTGAGATGCCCCGCGATCATGCCTATTACGTCTGGTACCGTCCGGTCACTCGAAAGTATGTCGACCGCAACAGCGCTAAATTAGATATAATG ATTCAAAGCCATTTAGCGCTATTGGCGATGCTTCCTGAAGGCAGCGAAGCTCACAACCATGTTCGGCGTGTCCTAAATAATGTGGTTGGCCTTGGTCGTGATCCTGTAGCAAATGAGGAGGCAGACAATGGCCAAGAGACTGAACCAACAGCTACTGAAATCCCAAGCACAAGCGCAGCACCCATAAGTACACGGACCCGTGCTCAGCGTGCTATTGCAAGCCCAAGCACAAGCGCAGCTAGGGGCCGTGGTCGGCCTGCTACAGCAAGCCCAAGTACAAGTGCAACCAGGGGCCGTGGTATGCCTGCTACAGCAAGCCCAAGCACAAGTGCAGCTAGGGGCCGTGGTCGGCGTGCAACAACCCCTCGGGTTGTAACTAGTCCTGAGATGCCTGCACCCATCCCGCACTCATCTCCTCAGCCTGAGGTCCCTCCACACATCCCAGATGCATCTCTTCAGCCCGAGGTCCGTTCACCCAGCCCACCTTCGCAGCCCAATTTTGATCTCGGTATTGATGACAATGTGACCCCTCCTATACTCCCCGAGACACCCTCTTACCCACCTACCAGCTCTACTGCACCCACTCCTGGCCTCTACTTAGAGCATCATTACCCACCTACCGCATCCTCATCTGACCCTCTAGGACCTCCGGTTGGGATTGACACTGTACAGCCACATACTGATGTACCAAACGAGCATCCCCCTCATCAGCCCTCACCTCCACGAGGTAGACCACAACGCACTAGAAGAGCACCCATTTGTGGGACAGGTGGACACAAAATAGGACACCGAGGTAGCTCTATG CATGATGATGAGCCTAAGGATGATGCCCCGCAGCCTCCTCCCCCGCCCAAACATTACACAAGGGTTAAAAAACGCAAAATTGGCGAACCTTGA
- the LOC126705414 gene encoding eukaryotic initiation factor 4A-3 yields the protein MSDLGGASMVRQNPRRVTAPEEALEFETSKEVQVVTSFAEMGIKDDLLRGIYQYGFEKPSAIQQRAVVPILQGRDVIAQAQSGTGKTSMIGLTVCQTVDTSSREVQALILSPTRELASQTEKVILAMGNFMSIKVHACIGGKSVGDDIRKLENGVQVVSGTPGRVCDMIKRRTLKTTHIKLLILDESDEMLSRGFKDQIYDIYRYLPPVLQVCLISATLPHEILEMTNKFMTDPIRILVKRDELTLEGIKQFFVAVEREEWKFDTLCDLYDTLTITQAVIFCNTKRKVDWLTEKMRSNNFTVSSMHGDMPQKERDAIMEEFRAGQTRVLITTDVWARGIDVQQVSLVINYDLPNNRELYIHRIGRSGRFGRKGVAINFVKSDDIKILRDIEQYYSTQIDEMPMNVADLI from the exons ATGTCAGACCTCGGCGGCGCAAGCATGGTCCGCCAAAACCCACGGCGGGTCACGGCGCCGGAGGAGGCGCTGGAGTTCGAGACCTCGAAGGAGGTCCAGGTAGTAACGAGCTTCGCAGAGATGGGAATCAAAGACGACTTGCTCCGCGGCATCTACCAGTACGGCTTCGAGAAGCCCTCCGCGATTCAGCAGCGCGCCGTGGTTCCGATTCTCCAAGGCCGAGATGTCATCGCTCAGGCCCAGTCCGGTACCGGAAAAACCTCCATGATTGGCCTCACCGTTTGCCAGACCGTCGATACCAGCAGCAGAGA GGTTCAGGCCTTGATCTTGTCACCAACAAGAGAATTGGCATCTCAGACAGAGAAGGTGATATTGGCAATGGGTAATTTCATGAGTATTAAAGTACATGCATGCATTGGAGGCAAGAGTGTGGGTGATGATATCAGAAAGCTAGAAAACGGTGTTCAGGTGGTGTCTGGAACTCCCGGCAGAGTTTGTGACATGATCAAAAGGAGAACACTGAAAACTACACACATCAAATTGTTAATTCTT GATGAATCTGATGAGATGTTGAGCAGAGGGTTCAAGGATCAGATTTATGATATATACAGATATCTCCCACCAGTGCttcag GTTTGCTTGATTTCTGCTACCCTTCCTCATGAAATTTTGGAGATGACAAACAAGTTTATGACAGATCCTATACGGATACTTGTGAAACGTGATGAATTGACTCTGGAG ggcatcaaacaattttttgttgccgTGGAAAGGGAAGAGTGGAAGTTTGATACTTTATGTGATCTTTATGATACCCTTACGATCACCCAAGCTGTCATATTCTGCAACACAAAGAGAAAG GTGGATTGGCTAACAGAAAAGATGCGTAGCAATAACTTCACTGTTTCATCAATGCATGGAGACATGCCACAAAAGGAGAGAGATGCAATTATGGAAGAGTTTCGGGCTGGTCAAACCCGTGTCCTAATAACAACAGATGTTTGGGCCAGGGGGATTGATGTCCAACAG gtTTCTTTGGTGATCAATTATGACCTCCCAAACAATCGTGAGCTTTACATTCATCGAATTGGTCGTTCTGGTCGTTTTGGAAGAAAG GGTGTTGCAATAAACTTTGTCAAAAGTGATGATATTAAAATCCTACGAGACATTGAGCAGTACTACAGTACTCAGATTGATGAAATGCCAATGAATGTTGCTGATCTAATATAA